The following coding sequences are from one Streptomyces venezuelae window:
- a CDS encoding citrate synthase family protein: MTDQGSAHESGRLSTKEAAELLGVKPETVYAYVSRGLLSSRRGPGSRGSTFEAKEVEALARRNRREPAAATTADELSVRTRITLIDKDRYYYRGVDATELALNHSYEEVAEWLWTGVLRPGVEFTAPEETAAAARSAVDALPEHSGHTDRLRVAAISAAAADPLRFDLSEDAVIGTARTLIPTLVTALPPVLPTHRDAGPLARRLWARLTGIQPDEAALHALDTALALLVDHDLAASTLAVRVAASARAHPYAAVSAGLGVLEGPLHGAASGLAHRMLLEVLDRGSAAPVVADELRAGRRVPGLGHRLYPGEDPRAQALFALLEAMPKAGPALAAAHDVVATTARHTDLRANVDLALAVLTASTGMPAEAGETIFAVARTAGWIAHALEEYEERPLRMRPSGQYVGLRPPRPQPMPSSEDAPVA; encoded by the coding sequence ATGACGGATCAAGGAAGCGCGCACGAAAGCGGGCGGCTCAGCACCAAGGAAGCCGCCGAACTGCTCGGCGTGAAGCCCGAGACCGTGTACGCGTACGTGAGCCGTGGCCTGCTCAGCAGCCGCCGTGGTCCGGGCTCCCGGGGCAGCACCTTCGAGGCCAAGGAGGTCGAGGCACTGGCCCGCAGGAACCGGCGCGAACCCGCCGCGGCGACCACGGCCGACGAACTCTCCGTGCGCACCCGCATCACGCTCATCGACAAGGACCGCTACTACTACCGCGGTGTCGACGCCACTGAGCTCGCGCTGAACCACTCCTACGAAGAGGTCGCCGAGTGGCTGTGGACCGGCGTCCTGCGCCCCGGCGTCGAATTCACCGCTCCCGAGGAGACCGCCGCCGCGGCCCGCAGCGCCGTCGACGCGCTGCCCGAGCACAGCGGCCACACCGACCGGCTGCGCGTGGCCGCCATCTCCGCCGCGGCCGCCGACCCGCTCCGCTTCGACCTCTCCGAAGACGCCGTCATCGGTACCGCGCGCACCCTCATCCCCACCCTCGTCACCGCCCTCCCGCCCGTCCTGCCCACGCACCGCGACGCGGGCCCGCTGGCCCGCCGCCTGTGGGCCCGGCTGACCGGCATCCAGCCCGACGAGGCCGCACTGCACGCGCTGGACACGGCGCTCGCCCTGCTCGTCGACCACGACCTCGCCGCGTCGACGCTCGCCGTCCGCGTCGCGGCCTCGGCGCGGGCCCACCCGTACGCCGCCGTGTCCGCCGGACTCGGCGTCCTGGAGGGCCCCCTTCACGGTGCGGCGAGCGGGCTCGCCCATCGCATGCTGCTCGAGGTGCTCGACCGGGGAAGCGCGGCTCCCGTGGTCGCCGACGAACTCCGCGCGGGCCGTCGCGTCCCCGGACTCGGCCACCGGCTCTACCCCGGCGAGGACCCGCGCGCGCAGGCGTTGTTCGCCCTCCTGGAGGCGATGCCGAAGGCCGGCCCCGCCCTGGCGGCGGCCCACGACGTCGTCGCCACCACCGCCCGCCACACCGACCTGCGGGCCAACGTCGACCTCGCCCTTGCCGTCCTCACCGCGTCCACGGGGATGCCGGCGGAGGCGGGCGAGACGATCTTCGCGGTGGCGCGCACGGCAGGCTGGATCGCGCACGCTCTGGAGGAGTACGAGGAGCGGCCGCTGCGGATGCGTCCCAGCGGCCAGTACGTCGGTCTGCGCCCGCCCCGGCCCCAACCGATGCCCTCCTCGGAGGACGCTCCGGTGGCGTGA
- a CDS encoding citrate synthase/methylcitrate synthase: protein MPINGSTAAPTEPVEVPRGLAGVVVTETELGDVRGYEGFYHYRQYSAVELAQRRGFEDVWHLMFHGELPDAAQSAAFAAHTASLRHIPAEVRDALPAIARAGVLSGPLSGLRTALSLFGASKGFRPVYDIDDDRRRTDALAASAVVPTLLTALYRLGQGLDPVEPRDDLSYAANYLYMLTGSEPDAARARAIEQYLISTIDHGFNASTFTARVITSTGADVAACLVGAVGALSGPLHGGAPSRALDTLDAIGTRDRIDGWIRERVLAGDRIMGFGHPVYRTEDPRSRMLRGIAQQFGGDMVEFAVEVERQVEAILAELKPGRELHTNVEFYAGVVMELCGLPREMFTPTFASARVIGWSANILEQARDSKIIRPAARS from the coding sequence ATGCCGATCAATGGCTCCACTGCCGCCCCCACCGAACCCGTAGAGGTCCCACGAGGACTCGCGGGTGTCGTCGTCACCGAGACGGAACTCGGAGACGTCAGGGGGTACGAGGGCTTCTACCACTACCGCCAGTACTCGGCCGTCGAACTCGCGCAGCGGCGCGGCTTCGAGGACGTGTGGCACCTGATGTTCCACGGCGAGCTGCCCGACGCCGCGCAGAGTGCCGCGTTCGCAGCGCACACCGCGTCACTGCGCCACATCCCCGCGGAGGTACGCGACGCGCTGCCCGCCATAGCCCGTGCCGGCGTCCTGTCGGGGCCCCTCTCGGGTCTGCGCACCGCCCTGTCCCTCTTCGGTGCGTCGAAGGGCTTCCGCCCGGTGTACGACATCGACGACGACCGACGCCGCACGGACGCCCTCGCCGCGTCCGCAGTCGTGCCGACGCTGCTCACCGCGCTGTACCGGCTCGGCCAGGGCCTCGACCCCGTGGAGCCGCGCGACGACCTGTCGTACGCCGCCAACTACCTCTACATGCTCACCGGTTCGGAACCGGACGCCGCCCGCGCCCGGGCGATCGAGCAGTACTTGATCTCGACCATTGATCACGGTTTCAATGCGTCCACATTCACCGCCCGGGTCATCACCTCGACGGGTGCGGACGTAGCGGCCTGTCTGGTCGGCGCCGTCGGCGCACTGTCGGGACCGCTGCACGGTGGCGCCCCGAGCCGGGCCCTCGACACGTTGGACGCGATCGGCACCCGCGACCGCATCGACGGCTGGATCCGCGAGCGGGTCCTGGCCGGTGACCGCATCATGGGCTTCGGCCACCCCGTATACCGCACCGAGGACCCCCGCTCCCGCATGCTGCGAGGCATCGCCCAGCAGTTCGGCGGCGACATGGTGGAGTTCGCGGTGGAGGTGGAGCGCCAGGTCGAGGCGATCCTCGCGGAGCTGAAGCCTGGCCGCGAGCTTCACACGAACGTGGAGTTCTACGCGGGCGTGGTCATGGAACTGTGCGGCCTGCCCCGCGAGATGTTCACGCCGACGTTCGCGTCGGCCCGGGTGATCGGCTGGAGCGCCAACATCCTGGAACAGGCCCGCGACTCAAAGATCATCCGCCCGGCGGCACGGTCGTAG
- a CDS encoding DUF6082 family protein, with amino-acid sequence MTRRNSRPRGAAAWACVALASLAVICVTPFLLDGLAPRSLDWNRLSDISQTYGALSVLFSAAALMGVVLSIAHQSRQTRIQNEAAHRSHHHQLTLLTLQDPSFLVCWEPPNTPVTRERWRQILVSNLIVSMWWSDFTLDLLDESSLRAVLKDYFRGEVGRDYWANSGASWHRLAESGSDRRMRAFVRIADEVYASAVDAGPAVASAAYFTPPHPAPPGAE; translated from the coding sequence GTGACCCGACGCAACAGCAGGCCGCGCGGCGCCGCGGCATGGGCCTGCGTGGCCCTGGCCTCACTCGCTGTCATCTGCGTGACCCCGTTCCTGCTCGATGGCCTGGCGCCACGCTCGCTGGACTGGAACCGCCTCAGTGACATCAGCCAGACCTACGGCGCCCTGTCGGTTCTGTTCTCGGCCGCCGCATTGATGGGCGTCGTCCTCTCCATCGCCCACCAGTCGCGGCAGACCCGCATACAGAACGAGGCGGCCCACCGCTCACATCATCATCAGCTCACTCTGCTCACCTTGCAGGACCCGTCCTTCCTGGTGTGCTGGGAGCCGCCCAACACACCCGTCACACGGGAGCGCTGGCGGCAGATTCTCGTGAGCAACCTGATCGTCAGCATGTGGTGGAGCGACTTCACACTCGATCTGCTCGACGAGTCCTCCTTGCGGGCGGTCCTGAAGGACTACTTCCGCGGCGAGGTGGGCCGTGACTACTGGGCGAACAGCGGCGCGTCCTGGCACCGACTCGCGGAGTCGGGTTCCGACCGCCGCATGCGCGCCTTCGTGCGCATCGCCGACGAGGTGTATGCGAGCGCCGTGGACGCCGGCCCCGCCGTGGCGTCCGCCGCGTACTTCACGCCGCCCCACCCCGCCCCGCCGGGCGCCGAGTGA
- a CDS encoding DUF6082 family protein: protein MTTQKAWVRGVGPAAAAGLALTVGALGALLNQQHQLKKLRMRLDRFEEKDRGEPQRHVDLANQQRLQWELLSKAMEDPTLAAVLDTSEGSLPHTKHRQFLFANALYTNALLAYRIGNVSRVELFGHLRGTLQNPIFREYWEVTRDARASLDENSVEAQVGRMVDHLIHDLDESDTEEWWVVGTPPE, encoded by the coding sequence ATGACCACACAGAAGGCTTGGGTACGGGGGGTGGGTCCTGCCGCCGCAGCGGGGCTGGCCTTGACCGTGGGCGCCCTCGGCGCCCTCCTCAACCAGCAGCATCAGCTCAAGAAGTTGCGTATGCGGCTCGACCGGTTCGAGGAGAAGGACCGCGGCGAGCCGCAGCGGCACGTCGACCTGGCCAACCAGCAGCGCCTTCAGTGGGAACTGCTGAGCAAGGCGATGGAAGATCCCACGCTGGCCGCGGTGCTCGACACGTCCGAGGGTTCACTCCCGCATACGAAGCACCGTCAGTTCCTTTTCGCCAACGCCCTGTACACCAACGCCCTGCTCGCCTACCGCATCGGCAACGTCAGCCGGGTCGAGCTCTTCGGGCACTTGCGCGGAACACTCCAGAACCCCATCTTCCGCGAGTACTGGGAGGTCACCCGGGACGCCAGGGCGAGCCTCGACGAAAACTCCGTAGAGGCCCAAGTGGGTCGGATGGTGGACCACTTGATCCATGACCTGGATGAATCCGACACGGAGGAGTGGTGGGTGGTGGGTACTCCGCCGGAGTAA
- a CDS encoding CobW family GTP-binding protein produces the protein MNRQQIPVVVLAGFLGSGKTTLLNHLLHHSGGSRIGAIVNDFGSIEIDAMSVAGQLGDSTVSLGNGCLCCAVDASELDEYLERLARPSAGIDVIVIEASGLAEPQELVKMLLASENPHIVYGGLVEVVDAAEFDATRERHPEVDRHLGIADLVVVNKADRVPGDERERVLGVVRGLAGRAAVVAASYGRVDVELFFDRAPVGERVGQLSFDDLREDDHDGHDAQGHDDHGEHDGHLHSAYESLAFTSDVPMGPRPLMALLDSRPEGLYRIKGYVDFGTADPRNRYEVHAVGRFLRFYPQPWQPGEPRLTQLVLIGSGVDVPALEKELEACREYAPQAADERSMWGVLRYVQEPEEEQEAAEDPTAV, from the coding sequence TTGAACAGGCAGCAGATCCCGGTCGTCGTCCTCGCCGGCTTCCTGGGCTCGGGCAAGACGACTCTGCTCAACCATCTGCTGCACCACAGCGGTGGCAGCCGGATCGGGGCGATCGTCAACGATTTCGGGTCGATCGAGATCGACGCCATGTCCGTCGCGGGCCAGCTCGGCGATTCGACCGTCTCCCTCGGCAACGGCTGTCTGTGCTGCGCCGTGGACGCCAGTGAGCTCGACGAGTACCTGGAGCGCCTCGCCCGGCCCTCCGCCGGGATCGACGTCATCGTCATCGAGGCGAGTGGGCTCGCCGAGCCGCAGGAGCTCGTGAAGATGCTGCTGGCCAGCGAGAATCCGCACATCGTGTACGGGGGACTCGTCGAGGTCGTGGACGCCGCCGAGTTCGACGCCACCAGGGAACGGCATCCCGAGGTGGACCGGCACCTCGGCATCGCCGACCTCGTCGTGGTCAACAAGGCCGACCGGGTGCCGGGTGACGAGCGCGAGCGCGTCCTCGGGGTCGTCCGTGGGCTCGCGGGGCGCGCGGCCGTCGTCGCCGCCTCGTACGGCCGCGTCGACGTGGAGCTCTTCTTCGACCGCGCGCCCGTGGGGGAGCGCGTGGGGCAGCTCTCCTTCGATGATCTCCGTGAGGACGACCACGACGGTCACGACGCTCAGGGTCACGATGATCACGGCGAACATGACGGCCACCTGCACTCCGCCTACGAAAGTCTCGCCTTCACCTCCGACGTGCCCATGGGGCCGCGCCCCCTGATGGCCCTCCTCGACAGCCGTCCCGAAGGGCTTTACCGCATCAAGGGGTACGTCGATTTCGGTACCGCCGATCCGCGGAACCGGTACGAGGTCCACGCCGTGGGGCGGTTCCTGCGCTTCTACCCGCAGCCGTGGCAGCCCGGCGAGCCGCGGCTGACCCAGCTCGTGCTCATCGGGTCGGGCGTCGACGTACCGGCTCTGGAGAAGGAGCTGGAGGCCTGTCGCGAGTACGCCCCACAGGCCGCCGACGAGCGGAGCATGTGGGGCGTACTGCGGTACGTGCAGGAGCCGGAGGAGGAGCAGGAAGCGGCCGAAGACCCGACCGCCGTCTGA
- a CDS encoding DNA topoisomerase (ATP-hydrolyzing) subunit A, with amino-acid sequence MARRSTKTPPPDESYEEKILDIDVVDEMQGSFLEYAYSVIYSRALPDARDGMKPVHRRIVYQMNEMGLRPDRGYVKCARVVGEVMGKLHPHGDASIYDALVRMAQPFSMRLPLVDGHGNFGSLGNDDPPAAMRYTECKMADATSLMTESIDENTVDFEPNYDGQEMEPSALPAAYPNLLVNGASGIAVGMATNMPPHNLGEVIAAARHLIKHPGADLETLMKYVPGPDLPTGGRIVGLGGIKDAYESGRGTFKTRATVSVENVTARRKGLVVTELPFTVGPEKVISKIKDLVGAKKLQGIADVKDLTDRAHGLRLVIEIKNGFVPEAVLEQLYKLTPMEESFGINNVALVDGQPLTLGLKELLEVYLDHRFNVVRRRSEFRRGKKRDRLHLVDGLLVALLDIDEVIRLIRSSENSAQAKERLIGRFSLSDIQTQYILDTPLRRLTKFDRIELESERDKLNGEIDELTGILESDAELRKLVSSELAAVAKKFGTDRRTVLLESSGSPAAAPISLQVADDPCRVLLSSTGLLARTANGEPFAEGGTKRVKHDVIVSAVPATARGEVGAVTSQGRLLRLSVVDLPQLPETANAPNLSGGAPVSELLTLEKDEKLICLMTLDESSPGLALGTEQGVVKRVVPDYPSNKEELEVITLKDGDRIVGAAELRTGEEDLVFITDDAQLLRYQASVVRPQGRPAGGMTGIKLADGAKVISFAAVDPATDAVVFTVAGSRGTLDDSVQTTAKLTPFDQYPRKGRATGGVRVQRFLKGEDCLSFAWAGPTPPHAAQRNGTPAELPEIDPRRDGSGVSLKKPVAAVAGPV; translated from the coding sequence ATGGCCCGCCGCAGCACGAAGACCCCGCCGCCCGACGAGTCGTACGAGGAGAAGATCCTCGACATCGACGTCGTCGACGAGATGCAGGGCTCCTTCCTCGAGTACGCGTATTCGGTCATCTACTCCCGTGCCCTGCCGGACGCCCGTGACGGCATGAAGCCGGTGCACCGCAGGATCGTGTACCAGATGAACGAGATGGGCCTGCGCCCCGACCGCGGCTATGTGAAGTGTGCCCGTGTCGTCGGCGAGGTCATGGGTAAGTTGCACCCGCACGGCGACGCGTCGATCTACGACGCGCTGGTGCGCATGGCGCAGCCCTTCTCGATGCGCCTTCCCCTGGTGGACGGCCATGGCAACTTCGGCTCGCTCGGCAACGACGACCCGCCGGCCGCCATGCGGTACACCGAGTGCAAGATGGCCGACGCCACCTCCTTGATGACGGAGTCGATCGACGAGAACACCGTCGACTTCGAGCCGAACTACGACGGCCAGGAGATGGAGCCGTCCGCCCTCCCGGCGGCGTACCCGAACCTCCTGGTCAACGGCGCGTCGGGCATCGCCGTCGGCATGGCGACGAACATGCCGCCGCACAACCTCGGCGAGGTCATCGCCGCCGCACGCCACCTCATCAAGCACCCGGGTGCGGACCTCGAGACGCTGATGAAGTACGTGCCCGGCCCTGACCTGCCCACGGGCGGCCGGATCGTCGGCCTCGGCGGCATCAAGGATGCGTACGAATCGGGCCGCGGCACCTTCAAGACCCGCGCGACGGTGTCGGTGGAGAACGTGACGGCGCGCCGCAAGGGCCTCGTCGTCACCGAACTGCCCTTCACCGTCGGCCCCGAGAAGGTCATCTCCAAGATCAAGGACCTGGTCGGCGCGAAGAAGCTCCAGGGCATCGCCGATGTCAAGGACCTCACCGACCGCGCGCACGGCCTGCGCCTGGTCATCGAGATCAAGAACGGCTTCGTCCCGGAGGCCGTCCTGGAGCAGCTCTACAAACTGACCCCGATGGAGGAGTCCTTCGGCATCAACAACGTGGCGCTGGTCGACGGCCAGCCGCTCACCCTGGGCCTGAAGGAGCTCCTGGAGGTCTATCTCGACCACCGGTTCAACGTGGTGCGCCGCCGGAGCGAGTTCCGCCGCGGCAAGAAGCGCGACCGTCTGCACCTGGTCGACGGACTCCTGGTCGCCCTCCTCGACATCGACGAGGTCATCCGCCTCATCCGCTCCAGCGAGAACTCCGCGCAGGCCAAGGAGCGCCTGATCGGGCGCTTCTCGCTCAGCGACATCCAGACGCAGTACATCCTGGACACGCCGCTGCGCCGCCTGACCAAGTTCGACCGCATCGAGCTGGAGTCCGAGCGCGACAAGCTGAACGGCGAGATCGACGAGCTGACCGGCATCCTGGAGTCGGACGCGGAGCTGCGCAAGCTGGTCTCCTCCGAACTGGCCGCCGTCGCCAAGAAGTTCGGCACCGACCGGCGCACGGTGCTCCTGGAGTCGTCCGGCTCCCCCGCCGCCGCCCCGATCTCGCTGCAGGTGGCGGACGACCCGTGCCGGGTTCTCCTCTCCTCCACCGGCCTGCTGGCCCGCACGGCCAACGGCGAGCCCTTCGCCGAGGGCGGCACCAAGCGCGTGAAGCACGACGTGATCGTTTCGGCGGTGCCGGCGACGGCACGCGGCGAGGTGGGCGCGGTCACGTCCCAGGGACGGCTGTTGCGCCTCTCCGTAGTGGACCTTCCGCAGCTGCCGGAGACGGCGAACGCACCCAACCTCTCCGGAGGGGCGCCCGTCTCGGAGCTGCTGACCCTGGAGAAGGACGAGAAGCTGATCTGTCTGATGACGCTGGACGAGTCCTCCCCGGGCCTCGCACTCGGCACAGAGCAGGGCGTCGTCAAGCGTGTGGTCCCCGACTATCCCTCGAACAAGGAGGAGCTGGAGGTCATCACGCTCAAGGACGGCGACCGCATTGTCGGCGCGGCCGAGCTGCGCACCGGCGAGGAGGACCTCGTCTTCATCACGGACGACGCCCAGCTCCTGCGCTACCAGGCCTCGGTGGTCCGCCCCCAGGGCCGTCCTGCCGGGGGCATGACCGGCATCAAGCTCGCCGACGGCGCGAAGGTCATCTCCTTCGCGGCGGTGGATCCGGCGACGGACGCGGTCGTGTTCACGGTGGCGGGCTCGCGCGGCACGCTGGACGACTCGGTGCAGACGACGGCGAAGCTGACCCCGTTCGACCAGTACCCGCGCAAGGGGCGCGCGACGGGTGGCGTGCGCGTCCAGCGGTTCCTGAAGGGCGAGGACTGCCTGAGCTTCGCCTGGGCGGGCCCGACGCCGCCCCACGCGGCGCAGCGCAACGGCACACCGGCGGAGCTGCCGGAGATCGACCCGCGCCGCGACGGCTCGGGCGTCTCGCTCAAGAAGCCGGTGGCGGCGGTGGCGGGACCGGTGTAG
- a CDS encoding M16 family metallopeptidase, with product MPMGHTATAEAGSGGLKATEHRLANGLRVVLSEDHLTPVAAVCLWYDVGSRHEVKGRTGLAHLFEHLMFQGSKQVHGNGHFELVQGAGGSLNGTTSFERTNYFETMPAHQLELALWLEADRMGSLLSALDEESMENQRDVVKNERRQRYDNVPYGTAFEKLTALSYPEGHPYHHTPIGSMADLDAATLEDARAFFRTYYAPNNAVLSVVGDIDPEQTLAWVEKYFGSIPGHDGKQPPRDGSLPERIGEELREVIEEDVPARALMAAYRLPEDGTRACDAADLALTVLGSGESSRLYNRLVRRDRTAVAAGFGLLRLAGAPSLGWLDVKTSGDVEVPVIEAAVDEELARFAAEGPTPEEMERAQAQLEREWLDRLGTVAGRADELCRYAVLFGDPQLALTAVQRVLDITAEEVQEVAAARLRPDNRAVLVYEPVEGADEGAEEEQEAAK from the coding sequence ATGCCCATGGGTCACACGGCCACAGCCGAGGCCGGCTCCGGCGGCCTGAAAGCGACCGAGCACCGGCTGGCCAACGGCCTGCGCGTGGTGCTCTCGGAGGACCACCTGACCCCGGTCGCCGCGGTCTGCCTCTGGTACGACGTCGGCTCGCGCCACGAGGTCAAGGGGCGTACCGGCCTTGCTCACCTCTTCGAGCACCTGATGTTCCAGGGTTCGAAGCAGGTGCACGGCAATGGCCACTTCGAGCTGGTCCAGGGAGCGGGCGGCTCGCTCAACGGCACGACGAGCTTCGAGCGCACCAACTATTTCGAGACCATGCCCGCACACCAGTTGGAGCTGGCCCTCTGGCTCGAGGCCGACCGGATGGGCTCCCTGCTCTCCGCGCTCGACGAGGAGTCGATGGAAAACCAGCGCGACGTCGTCAAGAACGAGCGCCGCCAGCGCTACGACAACGTTCCCTACGGAACCGCGTTCGAGAAGCTCACCGCCCTCTCCTACCCGGAGGGCCACCCCTACCACCACACGCCGATCGGCTCCATGGCCGACCTGGACGCGGCCACCCTGGAGGACGCCCGCGCGTTCTTCCGTACGTACTACGCGCCCAACAACGCGGTCCTCTCGGTCGTCGGCGACATCGACCCGGAGCAGACGCTCGCCTGGGTCGAGAAGTACTTCGGGTCGATTCCCGGCCACGACGGCAAGCAGCCGCCGCGTGACGGTTCCCTGCCCGAGCGCATCGGCGAGGAGCTGCGCGAGGTCATCGAGGAGGACGTCCCGGCCCGCGCCCTGATGGCCGCCTACCGCCTCCCGGAGGACGGCACGCGCGCGTGCGACGCGGCCGACCTCGCCCTCACCGTCCTCGGCAGCGGCGAGTCCTCCCGGCTCTACAACCGGCTCGTCCGCAGGGACCGCACCGCGGTCGCCGCCGGATTCGGCCTGCTGCGTCTCGCCGGGGCGCCCTCGCTCGGCTGGCTGGACGTGAAGACGTCGGGCGACGTCGAGGTCCCCGTCATCGAGGCCGCCGTCGACGAGGAGCTGGCCCGCTTCGCCGCGGAGGGCCCCACCCCGGAGGAGATGGAGCGCGCCCAGGCACAGCTGGAGCGCGAGTGGCTCGACCGGCTCGGCACGGTCGCGGGCCGAGCCGACGAACTGTGCCGGTACGCGGTCCTGTTCGGCGACCCGCAGCTTGCCCTGACGGCCGTACAGCGCGTCCTCGACATCACCGCGGAGGAGGTCCAGGAGGTCGCCGCGGCCCGCCTGCGCCCCGACAACCGCGCGGTGCTCGTGTACGAGCCCGTGGAAGGCGCCGACGAGGGTGCCGAGGAAGAACAGGAGGCGGCGAAGTGA
- a CDS encoding M16 family metallopeptidase: MTEAATMQFHPQPQAGTAKPWAFPAPERGTLPNGLTVLRCNRPGQQVVAVEVHLEAPLDAEPEGLDGVATIMARAFNEGTDKHSAEEFAAELDRCGATLDAHADHPGVRVSLEVPVSRLPKALGLLADALRAPAFEDSEIERLVRNRLDEIPHEAANPARRAAKELSRQLFPPTSRMSRPRQGTEETVAAIDSAAVRAFYEKFVRPATATLVVVGDLEGTDLDAVLADTVGAWTGSAGEPRPVPPVTADDRGRIVIVDRPGAVQTQLLIGRVGADRHDRVWPAQVLGTYCLGGTLTSRLDRVLREEKGYTYGVRAFSQVLRSAPDGTGAAMLAISGSVDTPNTGPALDDLWKVLRTLAAEGLTDAERDVAVQNLVGVAPLKYEMAASVAATLADQVEQNLPDDFQAQLYRQLAATGTVEATAAVVNAFPVDRLVTVLVGDAAQIEEPVRALGIGEVSVVTG, encoded by the coding sequence GTGACCGAGGCCGCGACGATGCAGTTCCACCCCCAGCCCCAGGCCGGCACGGCGAAGCCGTGGGCCTTCCCGGCCCCCGAGCGCGGCACGCTGCCCAACGGCCTGACCGTCCTGCGCTGCAACCGCCCCGGCCAGCAGGTCGTCGCCGTCGAGGTGCACCTCGAAGCGCCCCTGGACGCCGAACCGGAGGGCCTGGACGGCGTCGCCACCATCATGGCGCGGGCCTTCAACGAGGGCACCGACAAGCACTCCGCGGAGGAGTTCGCCGCCGAGCTCGACCGCTGCGGCGCGACCCTCGACGCGCACGCCGACCACCCGGGCGTGCGGGTCTCCCTCGAGGTGCCGGTCTCCCGCCTCCCGAAGGCGCTCGGCCTGCTCGCCGACGCCCTGCGGGCCCCCGCCTTCGAGGACAGCGAGATCGAGCGCCTCGTGCGCAACCGCCTGGACGAGATCCCGCACGAGGCCGCCAACCCGGCCCGCCGCGCCGCCAAGGAGCTCTCCCGGCAGCTGTTCCCGCCGACGTCGCGCATGTCACGGCCACGCCAGGGCACCGAGGAGACGGTCGCCGCCATCGACTCGGCGGCGGTGCGCGCCTTCTACGAGAAGTTCGTCCGCCCCGCCACGGCCACGCTCGTCGTCGTCGGCGACCTCGAGGGCACCGACCTGGACGCCGTCCTCGCGGACACCGTGGGCGCCTGGACCGGCTCCGCAGGAGAGCCGCGCCCGGTGCCGCCGGTGACCGCCGACGACCGCGGCCGCATCGTCATCGTGGACCGCCCCGGAGCGGTCCAGACGCAGCTGCTGATCGGCCGGGTCGGCGCCGACCGGCACGACCGCGTCTGGCCGGCCCAGGTCCTCGGCACGTACTGCCTGGGCGGCACCCTCACCTCGCGCCTGGACCGGGTCCTGCGCGAGGAGAAGGGATACACCTACGGTGTACGGGCGTTCAGCCAGGTCCTGCGCTCCGCCCCGGACGGGACGGGCGCCGCGATGCTCGCCATCAGCGGCTCCGTGGACACCCCGAACACGGGCCCGGCGCTGGACGACCTCTGGAAGGTGCTGCGCACCCTCGCCGCCGAGGGGCTCACCGACGCCGAGCGCGACGTGGCCGTGCAGAACCTGGTGGGCGTGGCCCCTCTCAAGTACGAGATGGCGGCCTCCGTCGCGGCGACGCTCGCCGACCAGGTCGAGCAGAACCTGCCGGACGACTTCCAGGCGCAGCTGTACCGGCAGCTGGCCGCCACGGGCACCGTGGAGGCCACCGCGGCGGTCGTGAACGCCTTCCCGGTCGACCGTCTGGTGACGGTCCTCGTCGGGGACGCCGCGCAGATCGAGGAGCCCGTCAGGGCGCTCGGGATCGGTGAAGTCAGCGTGGTCACCGGCTGA
- a CDS encoding M23 family metallopeptidase: MAFTRATGKHRRPSRMTRTTANVAGVAALTTTGVIGGLAGPALAAADEAAVEHTGLTQAISVGDSLAESIDAQAAAQRQAADDAAAAKKAEEAAKKKAAEEKRKAEAEAKAKAKKEREAKERAAREAERKRLNTYVSPISGSYVSTGYQTGGAMWSSGSHTGVDFHAASGTSVHAVGSGTVVEAGWGGAYGNNVVIKMNDGTYTQYGHMSSLSVTVGQTVTPGQQIGLSGSTGNSSGPHLHFEARTGADYGSDIDPVSYLRSHGVNV; encoded by the coding sequence ATGGCGTTCACCCGTGCCACCGGGAAGCACCGTCGTCCGAGCCGCATGACGCGGACCACCGCGAACGTCGCGGGTGTCGCGGCGCTCACCACCACCGGTGTCATCGGAGGCCTCGCCGGCCCCGCGCTCGCCGCCGCCGACGAAGCGGCCGTGGAGCACACCGGTCTCACCCAGGCGATATCCGTCGGCGACTCGCTCGCCGAGAGCATCGACGCGCAGGCCGCCGCTCAGCGCCAGGCCGCCGACGACGCCGCGGCCGCCAAGAAGGCGGAAGAGGCGGCCAAGAAGAAGGCCGCCGAGGAGAAGCGCAAGGCCGAGGCCGAGGCCAAGGCGAAGGCCAAGAAGGAGCGCGAGGCGAAGGAGCGCGCCGCCCGCGAGGCCGAGCGCAAGCGCCTGAACACCTACGTCTCCCCGATCTCCGGCTCGTACGTCTCCACCGGCTACCAGACCGGCGGCGCCATGTGGTCCTCCGGCAGCCACACCGGGGTCGACTTCCACGCCGCCTCCGGCACCTCGGTCCACGCGGTCGGCTCCGGCACCGTCGTCGAGGCCGGCTGGGGCGGTGCCTACGGCAACAACGTGGTCATCAAGATGAACGACGGCACGTACACCCAGTACGGCCACATGTCGTCCCTCAGCGTCACCGTCGGCCAGACGGTCACCCCGGGCCAGCAGATCGGCCTCTCCGGCTCCACGGGCAACTCCAGCGGCCCGCACCTCCACTTCGAGGCCCGCACCGGCGCGGACTACGGCTCGGACATCGACCCGGTCTCGTACCTGCGCTCGCACGGCGTCAACGTCTGA